From a single Paenibacillus sp. FSL R5-0345 genomic region:
- a CDS encoding FeoA family protein, with translation MLQLQPGSAGCIHKIEGMNPVLRRRLADLGVSEGVNIRLKGKGPFWGPITLECNGQLFAIRRKEASLIEVNVS, from the coding sequence TTGCTACAACTACAACCTGGTTCTGCCGGCTGTATTCATAAAATAGAAGGAATGAACCCCGTTCTACGCCGTCGTCTTGCGGATCTCGGAGTGTCAGAGGGTGTCAACATCCGTCTTAAAGGAAAGGGACCTTTTTGGGGGCCGATTACGCTAGAATGTAACGGCCAGCTGTTCGCCATACGCCGCAAAGAAGCTTCTCTGATTGAGGTGAACGTATCTTGA
- a CDS encoding ATP-binding protein, translating to MISQYQESLLLPGRTYQSGPVDTTYEDVLENIDSGIMLFDEEGVISFVNKQMYGMLELTRHSLVGCTISHLLSNVRLSRFKKKQVLQSYREMVYKGKSNYEFLDEYGRYWKVTLCCGEQMKGCYLFTVKEISDYKLIEQTAYQNDSLAMLGKLSASIAHEIRNPLTAIRGFIQLLHPHLQQLGKQEYGKIILAEIDRANDIIHEFLTSSKPSVPQVGMIPVSALLKEVVLLTESEALMKGCQINLHPFQEGDMMISGDVKQMKQVVLNLIRNAMEAVADRADGLMGIIEVGAHREGSEVRMFISDNGKGMDIRTLDRLFNPFFTTKENGTGLGLSVSDRIIKNHGGCISVSSRVNEGTHFVISLPLIH from the coding sequence GTGATTAGCCAATATCAAGAAAGTCTTCTATTACCGGGAAGAACCTATCAATCAGGACCTGTGGATACTACATACGAGGATGTACTAGAGAATATTGACAGCGGAATCATGCTTTTTGATGAAGAGGGAGTTATAAGTTTTGTAAATAAGCAAATGTACGGGATGCTTGAATTAACCCGTCACTCCCTTGTTGGCTGTACAATATCACACCTGTTATCTAACGTTCGACTGAGCCGCTTTAAGAAAAAGCAAGTACTGCAAAGCTATAGAGAGATGGTATACAAAGGAAAATCAAATTATGAGTTTTTAGACGAGTATGGCCGGTACTGGAAGGTTACACTATGCTGTGGAGAACAAATGAAGGGTTGTTATTTGTTTACAGTTAAAGAAATCTCCGATTATAAGTTGATTGAGCAAACGGCTTACCAGAACGATAGTTTGGCTATGCTAGGTAAATTATCTGCATCTATTGCCCATGAAATCCGGAATCCCTTAACCGCAATTCGTGGATTTATTCAATTGCTTCACCCGCATCTACAGCAGCTTGGGAAGCAGGAATACGGCAAGATAATCTTGGCAGAGATCGATCGTGCCAATGATATCATTCATGAATTCCTTACTTCCTCCAAGCCGTCAGTTCCTCAAGTGGGAATGATTCCTGTGTCAGCTTTACTCAAGGAAGTAGTGCTGCTTACAGAGAGCGAAGCCCTGATGAAAGGTTGCCAGATCAATCTACATCCTTTTCAGGAGGGAGATATGATGATTTCTGGAGATGTAAAACAAATGAAACAGGTAGTCCTCAACCTGATTAGAAACGCTATGGAGGCCGTTGCGGATAGAGCAGATGGTCTAATGGGTATAATAGAGGTTGGAGCCCACAGAGAGGGTTCTGAGGTCCGTATGTTCATTTCTGATAACGGTAAGGGCATGGATATCCGTACACTGGACAGGTTATTCAATCCATTTTTTACGACAAAAGAGAATGGGACAGGGCTAGGGCTTTCCGTGAGTGACCGAATCATCAAAAATCATGGCGGATGTATTTCTGTCAGTAGTAGAGTTAACGAAGGTACTCATTTTGTAATCTCATTGCCATTAATCCATTAG
- a CDS encoding winged helix-turn-helix transcriptional regulator: protein MEHSMDEPIRLMPTLEDCSITRQILDRVGDKWSVLIIVNLGAEALRFKELQRRSGGISQRMLTQTLRHLERDGIVWRKATPTVPLTVEYGLTSLGESLLDPLTSLVEWVNRNNAEIAKARIGYDCQHEMLD from the coding sequence TTGGAACATTCAATGGACGAACCCATTCGGCTAATGCCGACGCTAGAGGATTGCTCCATCACCCGCCAAATTCTCGACAGGGTTGGGGACAAATGGAGTGTGCTCATCATTGTTAATTTGGGTGCAGAAGCATTGCGGTTTAAAGAACTGCAGCGGCGTTCTGGTGGGATATCACAACGGATGCTGACCCAAACCCTGCGTCATTTAGAACGAGATGGTATAGTTTGGCGTAAAGCTACGCCTACGGTACCTTTGACTGTTGAATATGGTCTGACAAGTTTAGGAGAGTCCTTGCTGGATCCTTTAACTTCCCTAGTGGAATGGGTCAATAGAAACAACGCTGAAATCGCCAAAGCGCGTATAGGGTATGACTGTCAGCACGAAATGTTGGATTAG
- a CDS encoding putative bifunctional diguanylate cyclase/phosphodiesterase — MRQEEKKTIQAAIIGALLFLLIQIFHTSLNRLDNWDIISALYLIVGCCTVAFGFAIFAQGWLFFSSRLSKGRLYVAALFGGICIIDFLHTLGFVAFPLISSFITPEESRWLLTFSRLSSGLGILFIFSREDKPVTVTEKRNVFRIAFMLIVLFIALFIFIHSAVPELFTKPWMSTIKQFVDLGVLFVYLASVAVIVFPGNNEKSASMLVIIRALIFFSLGQAFFMTPISGGNIDDLFGMLCNGVAYYQLLTGVYRLTIEEPFYEKQLAEERINYLAYHDDLTGLPNRRRLTQRVEEMIDAGEPDTSDQFSALAIMNINHFKNINDSLGHYAGDLLLKLVSERLGNEARPSEELYSMGADEFAFLMTDRASLGECLERAAELLRLFEAPVNIDSGEYHISLSLGMSIYPGDGETAEHLIQNADTAVHNAKEQGVEIRRYIPAMQMKAKERLKLENDLRRALERDEFYLVYQPKVQLETEEIVGMEALLRWNHPKRGIVSPNEFIPLAEDSGLIVPIGEWVLKTACLQNKQWQLAGYQPICVSINLSMRQFLQPNLAGKIHSILTDIGLDPCYVDLEITESMTLDKETAFDQLKRLKDLGVFISIDDFGTGYSSLHYLKNMPIDRLKIDRSFVSEVMEDSNNAAIVSTITSMAHHLKLKVTAEGVENKEQLQFLREQHCHEAQGFLFSKPIHAAEFETSFLKKAPLGASL; from the coding sequence ATGAGACAAGAAGAGAAAAAGACAATTCAAGCGGCTATTATAGGAGCCTTACTGTTCCTACTCATTCAAATTTTCCATACATCGCTAAACCGATTGGACAATTGGGATATTATTTCTGCACTCTACCTCATTGTCGGCTGTTGTACTGTTGCTTTTGGGTTTGCGATATTTGCACAGGGCTGGTTGTTCTTCTCTAGCAGATTATCTAAAGGAAGATTATATGTCGCTGCTCTTTTTGGCGGAATATGTATTATTGATTTCTTGCATACACTCGGTTTTGTAGCATTTCCATTGATATCATCATTTATTACCCCTGAGGAGTCAAGGTGGCTACTTACCTTTTCACGGCTATCCAGCGGGCTAGGCATATTGTTCATTTTTAGTAGAGAAGATAAACCTGTGACCGTCACAGAAAAAAGAAATGTATTCAGAATCGCCTTCATGTTGATTGTGCTCTTTATCGCATTATTTATATTTATCCACTCGGCAGTGCCGGAGTTGTTTACTAAGCCTTGGATGAGTACGATTAAACAATTCGTTGATCTGGGGGTACTGTTTGTTTACTTGGCGAGTGTCGCTGTCATTGTATTTCCTGGCAATAATGAAAAGTCAGCCTCGATGCTTGTTATTATTCGGGCACTGATTTTTTTCTCTCTAGGCCAGGCGTTTTTTATGACTCCCATAAGTGGAGGGAATATTGATGATCTCTTTGGGATGTTATGTAACGGAGTTGCATATTACCAGTTGCTTACCGGTGTGTATCGACTGACGATTGAAGAGCCATTTTACGAGAAGCAGTTGGCTGAAGAACGGATCAATTACTTGGCTTATCATGATGATTTAACAGGACTTCCAAATAGACGTCGGCTGACACAGCGTGTTGAAGAAATGATTGATGCTGGAGAGCCAGACACTAGTGATCAATTCTCAGCTTTGGCCATTATGAATATTAATCATTTTAAGAATATAAATGACTCTCTAGGTCATTATGCCGGAGATCTATTATTAAAATTGGTGTCTGAGCGGCTTGGTAATGAGGCTAGACCCAGTGAAGAGCTGTATAGTATGGGGGCAGATGAGTTTGCTTTTCTGATGACAGATAGAGCAAGTCTTGGAGAATGTTTGGAAAGGGCTGCAGAGTTGCTTAGATTATTTGAAGCCCCCGTTAATATAGACTCTGGTGAGTATCATATCTCGCTCAGTTTAGGGATGAGTATATATCCTGGTGACGGGGAAACGGCTGAACATCTAATTCAAAATGCGGATACTGCGGTTCATAATGCGAAGGAACAGGGAGTAGAGATTCGTCGTTATATCCCAGCCATGCAGATGAAGGCAAAGGAACGATTGAAGCTTGAAAATGATCTTCGAAGAGCGCTTGAACGTGATGAGTTCTATCTCGTATATCAGCCAAAGGTGCAGTTGGAGACGGAAGAGATTGTAGGAATGGAAGCATTATTGCGTTGGAATCATCCAAAGCGTGGTATTGTCTCACCAAATGAGTTTATTCCATTGGCTGAGGATAGTGGGCTGATTGTTCCGATTGGGGAATGGGTACTTAAGACGGCTTGTCTTCAAAATAAACAGTGGCAGTTAGCTGGTTATCAACCGATATGCGTCTCGATCAACTTATCTATGCGTCAATTTCTTCAACCGAACCTTGCAGGCAAGATTCATTCCATTTTGACCGATATTGGATTAGATCCATGTTATGTCGATCTTGAAATTACAGAGAGTATGACTTTGGACAAAGAAACGGCTTTTGATCAGCTGAAGCGTTTGAAAGATCTTGGTGTATTTATTAGCATCGATGATTTTGGAACAGGCTATAGCTCATTGCATTATTTGAAGAATATGCCGATTGACAGGCTGAAGATAGACAGATCGTTTGTCTCCGAGGTTATGGAGGATAGTAATAATGCGGCTATAGTCTCTACGATTACTTCTATGGCGCATCATTTGAAGCTTAAGGTTACAGCAGAAGGGGTGGAGAACAAGGAGCAATTGCAGTTTTTGCGCGAGCAGCATTGCCATGAAGCTCAAGGCTTTTTGTTCAGTAAACCTATTCACGCTGCTGAATTTGAGACATCTTTTTTGAAAAAGGCTCCCCTCGGTGCTTCCTTGTAA
- a CDS encoding aldolase catalytic domain-containing protein yields the protein MKTNQCKIVDCTIRDGGLVNNWDFSVEFVQNLYAGLNEAGVDYMEIGYKNSPKLLKGAEGAGPWRFLNDDFLRKVIPQKGHTKLSALVDIGRVDENDILPRSESMLDLIRVACYSKDVEKALQLVQTFHDLGYETTINIMALSNVMENELLEAFEMIRESVVDVVYIVDSYGSLDHNDINYLVEKFKTHLPNKRLGVHTHNNLQLAFSNTLIAAEKGVELLDASCYGMGRAAGNCPTELLVTHLKNTRYTLRPVIDIIERLMIPLREKEEWGYIIPYMITGTLDEHPRSAMALRASADKDKAVDFYDKLTTPEVNFGDK from the coding sequence ATGAAGACTAATCAATGTAAAATTGTTGACTGCACCATTCGCGATGGGGGGCTCGTTAACAACTGGGATTTCAGCGTGGAATTTGTGCAAAATTTGTATGCCGGCTTGAATGAGGCTGGTGTTGACTATATGGAAATCGGTTATAAAAACTCCCCTAAACTGCTCAAAGGAGCAGAAGGTGCTGGACCATGGCGTTTTCTGAACGATGACTTCTTACGTAAAGTTATCCCGCAAAAGGGACATACGAAGCTTTCCGCTTTGGTTGATATCGGTCGTGTGGATGAGAATGATATTTTACCTCGCAGCGAAAGTATGCTGGATCTGATTCGGGTAGCTTGTTATAGCAAAGATGTGGAGAAAGCCTTACAACTGGTACAAACCTTCCATGATCTAGGCTATGAGACAACGATCAATATTATGGCTTTGTCGAATGTAATGGAGAATGAATTATTAGAAGCTTTCGAAATGATTCGTGAGAGTGTAGTTGATGTGGTATACATTGTGGATTCATACGGTAGTCTAGATCATAATGATATCAACTATTTGGTTGAGAAGTTTAAAACTCATCTGCCTAACAAACGCCTGGGCGTACATACCCACAATAATCTTCAACTGGCGTTCTCTAATACGTTGATTGCTGCTGAGAAAGGTGTAGAGCTGCTGGACGCTTCCTGTTATGGAATGGGACGTGCTGCGGGGAACTGTCCTACAGAGCTGCTAGTGACTCATTTGAAGAATACACGCTACACATTGCGCCCTGTAATTGATATCATTGAACGCCTGATGATTCCTTTACGTGAAAAAGAAGAGTGGGGTTATATCATTCCTTACATGATCACTGGAACGCTTGATGAGCATCCACGTTCGGCTATGGCGCTTCGCGCATCGGCGGATAAGGATAAAGCGGTTGATTTCTATGATAAGCTTACGACACCAGAAGTTAACTTCGGAGATAAATAA
- the feoB gene encoding ferrous iron transport protein B: MSSIALVGNPNTGKTSLFNTLTTSYEYVGNWSGVTVEKKIGNLKNGAGRLIDLPGIYSLHPLSRDEGVAAQYLIEESPEALINIVDASQLERNLLLTLQLLEYGKPTVLGLNMIDVANARGIRINQTILQSRLGVTILPLIARTGKGSVQMLSILEESSAIPAVKFKLNYGEVVERAISSIEKELRSIKDLPNHRWVALQLMEQNPVILQFLKSRIDVTGLLNICESCQSELQIKKLALTLPQWIRSNRMEYIRNICVEVLDTTAQKPHNLTERLDSVLTHRFLGLPLFIFFMYVLFKTTFDWVGGPLSDILDGLISGPISDGTNSLLQTIGASGFTHALIVDGIIGGVGGVLVFIPQIFILFLIISFLEDSGYMARVCLLMDSTMERMGLNGKAFIPFIIGFGCNVPAIMAARSIEQPKDRMLTTLLMPLMSCSARLPVYALFAVVFFPEQQAFAVLSMYVMGIVFALILCKVFSKYLFKNESSVFIIELPPYRMPQIKTLSRSTWEKGKGFLRKAGTIILAGSAIIWSMSYAGPGGFDVEMDHSFLAKFGGMIAPLLEPLGFGTWQAGSTLVPGFLAKEVVVSTMNIIYHAPDTAGLENQISQVFTPLSAVSFMAFILLYIPCLATVGVIKKETASWKWTFFSIGYSLALAYIVSFVIFQGGRLLGWS, translated from the coding sequence TTGAGTTCTATAGCTCTTGTGGGCAATCCCAATACAGGTAAGACCTCTCTCTTCAATACATTAACGACTTCATACGAATATGTAGGTAACTGGTCAGGGGTTACGGTTGAGAAAAAGATCGGAAATCTGAAGAACGGGGCAGGCAGGCTTATAGATTTACCCGGCATCTATTCTCTTCACCCACTCTCCCGCGATGAAGGGGTCGCAGCCCAATATCTAATAGAAGAATCCCCAGAAGCATTAATTAATATCGTGGATGCCTCCCAGCTGGAACGTAATCTGCTGCTCACCCTTCAACTACTTGAGTATGGCAAGCCTACTGTACTCGGTCTTAATATGATTGATGTCGCTAATGCGCGTGGTATTCGTATCAATCAAACCATTTTACAATCAAGATTGGGTGTCACCATCCTCCCACTTATAGCAAGAACCGGTAAAGGCAGCGTACAGATGCTCAGCATCCTAGAAGAGTCGTCAGCTATTCCTGCTGTAAAGTTCAAGCTGAATTATGGTGAGGTCGTCGAGCGAGCGATATCTTCTATAGAAAAGGAATTACGTTCTATAAAAGATCTGCCCAATCATCGTTGGGTCGCTCTACAGCTAATGGAGCAGAATCCGGTTATCCTTCAGTTTCTGAAGTCGCGTATAGATGTTACGGGACTGCTAAATATCTGTGAGTCTTGTCAGAGTGAGCTGCAAATCAAAAAACTAGCCCTGACACTCCCGCAATGGATTCGCTCGAACCGTATGGAGTATATTCGCAATATTTGTGTCGAAGTCCTTGATACGACAGCTCAGAAGCCCCATAACTTAACTGAACGATTAGATTCGGTATTGACTCATCGCTTTTTGGGACTGCCCTTATTCATTTTCTTTATGTATGTTCTCTTTAAGACTACATTTGACTGGGTTGGCGGACCCCTATCGGATATCTTAGATGGTCTGATATCCGGCCCTATTAGTGATGGAACGAATTCACTGCTTCAAACCATAGGAGCTTCCGGCTTCACACATGCTTTGATCGTGGATGGTATCATCGGCGGTGTAGGCGGTGTACTGGTCTTTATTCCGCAGATCTTCATTCTCTTCCTGATCATTTCCTTTCTGGAGGACTCCGGATACATGGCAAGGGTCTGCTTGTTGATGGACAGTACCATGGAACGAATGGGACTCAACGGAAAAGCATTCATTCCATTCATCATTGGTTTTGGTTGCAATGTACCGGCCATAATGGCGGCTCGAAGCATCGAACAGCCCAAGGACCGCATGCTGACAACCCTATTAATGCCGCTGATGTCTTGTTCAGCAAGATTACCTGTTTATGCATTATTTGCAGTTGTATTCTTCCCTGAGCAACAAGCGTTTGCCGTTCTCTCTATGTATGTTATGGGTATTGTATTTGCCCTAATTCTTTGTAAGGTATTCTCTAAATACTTATTCAAAAATGAATCCTCTGTCTTTATCATCGAACTCCCTCCTTACCGTATGCCGCAGATTAAGACCTTATCGCGCAGCACTTGGGAGAAGGGCAAAGGGTTCCTTCGTAAAGCGGGAACGATTATTCTAGCTGGCTCAGCGATTATTTGGTCTATGTCATATGCGGGTCCCGGCGGATTTGATGTAGAAATGGATCATAGCTTCCTGGCTAAATTCGGAGGCATGATTGCACCACTACTGGAACCGCTTGGTTTCGGAACGTGGCAGGCTGGCTCTACCTTGGTTCCAGGATTTTTAGCGAAAGAGGTTGTTGTGTCTACGATGAATATCATCTATCACGCACCGGATACCGCTGGATTAGAGAATCAAATTTCACAAGTCTTTACACCGCTGAGTGCAGTCAGCTTTATGGCCTTTATCCTGCTATATATTCCTTGTCTGGCCACTGTAGGGGTTATCAAAAAGGAAACAGCCTCTTGGAAATGGACTTTCTTCTCCATTGGCTATTCTCTTGCCCTGGCGTATATCGTATCTTTTGTTATTTTCCAAGGCGGGCGATTATTAGGCTGGTCATAG
- a CDS encoding leucyl aminopeptidase, with product MNIEFNSGSAINEIQGDALILIISESEAQHGGLSERWNDRIRLLGKSGLFSGKLNQTYVLPLDYPSGCPVAILVGKGDQLLSTEDLRQMAVQIARAALRLKAIQLVFQLPEGVQELTEDKDIVSIAYALSEGLSLGSYRRPTYKQEQSQYTGPNSVIFTIEKKPADTFERDWNLGMQRGLAFGEATNLARNLTNMPGNLLTPSDLAVAAIEVAERYGFPSEVLDEREIEQKGMGGLLAVGKGSVNPPRMIVIRYQGTGHWDNVVGLVGKGITFDTGGISLKRAPGMEELISDMGGAAAVLGVMEALGRLRPRINVVMVIPSAENMPSANAFKPGDIITSMSGRTIEVLNTDAEGRLVLGDALTYAREWGAKRVIDVATLTGAVLSTLGDIATGAVTNNEEFMEQFLTAANVSGEKIWQLPAYPEFREMLKSEVADIRNTAGRFGGATTAGLFVGEFAEGLPWIHLDIAGTAFLSKERGVNPRGGTGVMVRTLVQWLLGESE from the coding sequence ATGAATATAGAATTTAATAGTGGCAGTGCCATTAATGAAATACAGGGTGATGCCCTTATTCTTATCATCTCTGAGTCGGAAGCCCAACATGGCGGCCTCTCAGAGAGGTGGAATGACAGAATTCGATTATTAGGAAAGTCAGGTCTCTTTAGTGGGAAGCTGAATCAGACTTATGTACTGCCATTAGATTATCCATCTGGTTGTCCTGTAGCTATTTTAGTTGGAAAAGGGGACCAATTACTTAGTACTGAAGACCTACGTCAAATGGCGGTTCAGATAGCACGTGCAGCACTTCGATTGAAGGCAATACAGCTAGTGTTTCAGTTGCCTGAAGGTGTTCAGGAGCTAACAGAAGATAAGGATATCGTATCTATTGCCTATGCGTTGTCTGAGGGGTTGTCACTTGGTTCCTATCGTCGTCCCACCTATAAGCAGGAGCAATCTCAATATACAGGTCCAAACTCGGTTATTTTTACTATCGAGAAGAAGCCAGCGGATACTTTCGAGCGTGACTGGAATCTGGGCATGCAGAGAGGGCTGGCTTTTGGTGAGGCTACGAATCTGGCACGGAACTTGACGAATATGCCCGGCAATCTGCTGACTCCATCTGACCTTGCTGTGGCCGCTATAGAAGTTGCTGAACGTTATGGATTTCCTTCCGAAGTGCTGGATGAACGGGAAATTGAGCAAAAAGGAATGGGCGGATTGCTCGCAGTCGGAAAAGGAAGTGTAAACCCTCCGCGAATGATCGTCATCCGTTACCAGGGAACGGGGCATTGGGATAATGTAGTGGGGCTGGTCGGTAAAGGGATTACTTTTGATACGGGGGGAATTTCCTTAAAAAGAGCTCCAGGCATGGAAGAGTTAATCAGTGATATGGGAGGCGCAGCGGCTGTGCTTGGAGTCATGGAGGCATTAGGCCGATTACGTCCACGAATTAATGTCGTAATGGTCATTCCATCCGCTGAGAATATGCCATCTGCTAATGCCTTTAAACCCGGGGATATCATTACATCAATGAGCGGAAGAACCATAGAAGTATTGAATACCGATGCAGAAGGGAGACTTGTACTTGGGGATGCGCTGACCTATGCCCGGGAATGGGGAGCGAAACGAGTTATTGATGTCGCTACGCTGACAGGTGCAGTGTTGTCGACATTAGGAGATATAGCTACAGGTGCTGTTACTAACAACGAGGAATTTATGGAGCAGTTTCTGACAGCAGCTAATGTTTCGGGTGAGAAAATATGGCAGCTTCCGGCTTACCCGGAATTCCGTGAAATGCTAAAGAGTGAAGTTGCCGATATCCGTAACACCGCAGGAAGATTCGGGGGAGCCACTACCGCTGGGTTATTTGTAGGTGAGTTTGCGGAAGGTCTGCCGTGGATACACCTAGATATTGCTGGAACTGCATTTCTTTCTAAAGAACGTGGAGTTAATCCTAGAGGCGGTACAGGAGTCATGGTTCGCACATTGGTTCAGTGGTTGCTCGGCGAAAGCGAATGA
- a CDS encoding FeoB-associated Cys-rich membrane protein, with protein MINVLIVTLIFGYSGWIIYRHVQKGKQGACAGCDKGKSCSAASLDSPLSCCSTPVNKKN; from the coding sequence ATGATAAATGTTCTAATCGTCACTCTGATCTTCGGTTATTCAGGCTGGATCATCTATCGACATGTGCAAAAGGGCAAGCAAGGCGCTTGCGCTGGCTGTGATAAGGGCAAGAGCTGTTCAGCAGCGTCTTTAGATTCTCCCCTCTCCTGCTGCTCAACACCTGTTAACAAGAAGAATTAG
- a CDS encoding dipeptidase: protein MSYETYFSTHRDEHLEELKQWLKIPSISALSEHKDDVLAAAHWLTDTLKKAGLENIELHPTAGHPVIYADYLHAPGKPTILVYGHYDVQPVDPLNLWTTPPFEPEIREGKLYARGATDDKGQVFIHLKAIEAILKQEGTLPVNIKLCIEGEEEIGSVNLPPFLETNKEKLAADAVLVSDTSLLERGRPAICTGLRGLGSLEVSVTTALTDLHSGSYGGGVPNALHALVSLLSSLHDDKGRVSVKGFYDGVPELSPMLREEFVKQGVNEEKIREGLGLDALYGEEGYSFVERIGARPTLELNGVYGGFQGEGSKTVIPKEAHAKITCRLVGDQDPQHILDAVEAHLKANIQTGAKVHVKQMEKARAFNIDPSNPILQTAADAYGKVYGTRALFTKDGGSIPIMESFARVLEAPVVLMGFGLDDENLHAPDEHFNLENFDKGLLTIVEFLKTV, encoded by the coding sequence ATGTCATATGAAACGTATTTTTCAACACACCGGGATGAACATCTCGAAGAACTAAAACAATGGCTCAAGATTCCAAGTATTTCTGCCTTGTCTGAGCATAAGGACGATGTACTAGCTGCAGCCCATTGGCTGACAGACACACTAAAGAAAGCCGGACTTGAGAACATTGAACTTCATCCGACAGCGGGACATCCCGTCATATATGCTGACTATCTTCATGCTCCGGGTAAGCCAACCATTCTTGTATACGGCCACTACGATGTGCAGCCAGTAGATCCGCTAAACCTGTGGACTACACCTCCGTTTGAACCAGAAATCCGTGAGGGCAAGCTATATGCACGCGGAGCAACGGATGACAAAGGACAAGTATTCATTCACCTCAAAGCAATTGAAGCGATCCTGAAACAGGAAGGTACTCTTCCTGTTAACATCAAGCTCTGTATCGAAGGTGAAGAAGAAATCGGCAGCGTAAATCTGCCTCCATTCCTGGAAACTAATAAAGAAAAGCTGGCTGCGGATGCGGTGCTGGTCTCCGATACATCCCTGCTCGAACGCGGTCGTCCTGCAATTTGCACCGGACTGCGCGGCCTAGGATCACTTGAAGTGAGCGTGACTACAGCTCTTACAGACCTTCACTCCGGATCTTACGGCGGCGGTGTTCCGAATGCACTACATGCTCTCGTGTCCTTGCTCAGCTCTCTTCATGACGACAAAGGTCGTGTTTCTGTAAAAGGCTTCTATGATGGTGTACCTGAACTTTCACCTATGCTACGTGAAGAATTTGTGAAGCAAGGCGTGAATGAAGAGAAAATCCGCGAAGGACTTGGACTCGATGCATTATACGGCGAAGAAGGTTACTCCTTTGTAGAACGTATTGGTGCTCGCCCTACACTTGAGCTTAACGGCGTCTATGGCGGTTTCCAAGGCGAAGGTAGCAAGACGGTTATTCCAAAAGAAGCACATGCGAAGATTACCTGCCGTCTCGTTGGCGATCAGGACCCACAGCATATTCTTGATGCCGTTGAGGCGCATCTGAAGGCTAATATTCAAACCGGAGCGAAAGTGCATGTGAAGCAAATGGAGAAGGCTCGTGCCTTTAACATCGATCCATCGAACCCTATTCTGCAAACAGCAGCAGACGCTTACGGCAAAGTATACGGAACCCGCGCCCTCTTCACCAAAGACGGTGGCTCCATTCCGATCATGGAAAGCTTCGCCCGTGTACTTGAAGCACCCGTGGTCCTGATGGGCTTTGGTCTTGATGATGAGAACCTGCATGCACCGGATGAGCATTTCAACCTTGAGAACTTTGATAAGGGACTGCTCACCATTGTTGAGTTCTTGAAAACTGTTTAA